One part of the Algibacter sp. L1A34 genome encodes these proteins:
- a CDS encoding thiamine diphosphokinase — translation MNTEQVCLFLNGEQPKSIPNLKNYKMVCATDGAYTFLEANNIVPHFISGDFDSIKTIPETVEVIHTPNQDFTDFDKVLQILSDKGFKTVHVFGASGKEQDHFLGNLHTALQWKAKLDLTFFDNHGYYFLADKSSEIKNCLNKTVSLIPLPEATGIVTVGLQYALKNESLAFGDRIGTRNKAIENNISITFKTGNLFLFIND, via the coding sequence ATGAATACAGAACAAGTATGTTTGTTTTTAAACGGCGAACAACCAAAGTCTATTCCAAATTTAAAAAACTATAAAATGGTTTGTGCCACAGATGGCGCTTACACGTTTTTAGAAGCAAATAATATTGTTCCGCACTTTATTAGTGGCGATTTCGATTCTATTAAAACCATTCCTGAAACTGTTGAAGTGATCCATACACCTAATCAGGATTTCACAGATTTTGATAAGGTTTTACAAATTCTTTCTGATAAGGGATTTAAAACAGTTCATGTTTTTGGCGCAAGCGGGAAGGAGCAAGATCACTTTTTAGGAAACCTACACACAGCACTGCAATGGAAAGCAAAGCTCGATTTAACTTTTTTCGATAATCATGGCTATTACTTTTTAGCTGATAAATCTTCGGAAATTAAAAATTGCTTAAATAAAACGGTATCATTAATTCCATTACCAGAAGCTACAGGTATTGTTACCGTAGGTTTACAGTATGCTTTAAAAAATGAGAGTTTGGCTTTCGGAGATCGCATAGGAACTCGAAATAAGGCTATAGAAAATAATATTTCGATAACTTTTAAAACAGGAAATTTGTTTTTATTCATTAATGATTAA
- the serC gene encoding 3-phosphoserine/phosphohydroxythreonine transaminase: MKKHNFSAGPSILPQSVLLKAAEAIVDYNNTGLSLIEISHRSKEFVDIMENARALALELLGLEGKGYKALFLQGGASTQFLMVAMNLLEKRAGYLNTGAWSAKAIKEAKKLDDIYEVASSADANYNYIPKGFDIPSDYDYFHCTSNNTIFGTQMKQFPKTNVPTVCDMSSDIFSRVIDYSKFDLIYAGAQKNMGPAGTTLVIVKEEILGKVSRDIPSIMDYKLHIKAGSMYNTPPVFAVYTSMLTLEWLKGLGGIAGIEEENKKKSTLMYSEIDLNPLFKGFAAKEDRSMMNATFNLTNDNLKETFETMLKEAGICAVNGHRSVGGYRASMYNALPLDSVKALVEVMSELEAKA; encoded by the coding sequence ATGAAAAAACATAACTTTAGTGCAGGACCAAGTATTTTACCTCAAAGTGTATTGTTAAAAGCTGCCGAGGCTATAGTTGACTATAATAATACGGGTTTATCTTTAATCGAAATATCACACAGAAGTAAAGAGTTTGTTGATATTATGGAAAATGCTAGAGCATTAGCTTTAGAATTATTAGGTTTAGAAGGTAAAGGTTACAAAGCATTATTTTTGCAAGGTGGCGCAAGTACTCAGTTTTTAATGGTAGCCATGAATCTTTTAGAAAAAAGAGCAGGATATTTAAATACTGGAGCTTGGAGTGCTAAAGCTATCAAAGAAGCTAAGAAATTAGACGATATTTATGAAGTAGCTTCTTCTGCCGATGCAAATTACAATTACATTCCTAAAGGTTTCGATATTCCTTCAGATTATGATTATTTCCATTGCACATCAAACAATACTATTTTTGGAACACAAATGAAACAGTTTCCAAAAACTAACGTACCAACGGTTTGCGATATGAGTAGCGATATTTTTTCTCGTGTTATAGATTATTCAAAATTCGATCTTATTTACGCTGGAGCTCAAAAAAATATGGGACCTGCAGGAACAACTTTAGTTATTGTTAAAGAAGAAATTTTAGGAAAAGTATCTCGTGATATTCCTTCTATTATGGATTATAAATTACACATAAAAGCAGGCAGTATGTACAACACGCCTCCTGTTTTTGCAGTTTATACATCTATGTTAACTTTAGAATGGTTAAAAGGTTTAGGTGGAATTGCTGGTATAGAAGAAGAAAATAAAAAGAAATCAACATTAATGTATTCTGAAATTGATTTAAACCCTTTATTTAAAGGTTTTGCAGCAAAAGAAGATCGTTCAATGATGAATGCCACTTTCAACTTAACAAACGATAATCTAAAAGAAACGTTTGAAACTATGTTGAAAGAAGCAGGGATTTGTGCTGTTAATGGACATCGTAGTGTTGGCGGTTATCGTGCTTCTATGTACAATGCTTTACCGCTAGATAGTGTAAAAGCACTTGTTGAAGTAATGAGCGAATTGGAAGCGAAAGCTTAA
- a CDS encoding transglutaminase-like domain-containing protein, with the protein MKFSVKSSLSYIVSSPTTFIFNIHALSTASQTVLEENLVIEPSINHEIFTSHDGSSKFMRLKIQEPCDFSMSYSAVVDMNYKVIDESNSENLVSVVELDSYIASFLYPSRYCQSDKLMKFSFKEFGHYVSVYDRVLAITEWIYNNIEYTSGSTDSQTSAIDTVTERVGVCRDFAHLGIALCRALSIPARYFTGYAYQLNPPDFHACFEAYINGDWIIFDSTKLVALNGLVKIANGRDAADSAVASIFGNAVGTSVNVDCQVMDNSFQPFVYSGNQKGISFQ; encoded by the coding sequence ATGAAATTTAGTGTAAAAAGTTCCTTATCGTATATTGTAAGTAGTCCAACGACTTTTATTTTTAATATTCATGCTTTAAGCACCGCGAGTCAAACGGTTTTAGAAGAAAATTTGGTTATTGAACCCTCTATTAATCATGAAATTTTTACTTCCCATGATGGTAGTTCTAAATTTATGAGATTAAAGATACAAGAACCTTGTGATTTTTCAATGTCTTACTCGGCAGTTGTAGATATGAATTATAAGGTTATTGATGAAAGTAATTCTGAAAATTTGGTGTCTGTTGTAGAACTCGATAGCTATATTGCTTCTTTTCTTTATCCAAGTCGATATTGCCAGTCTGATAAGTTAATGAAGTTTTCTTTTAAGGAATTTGGACATTACGTATCTGTTTATGATAGAGTTTTAGCAATAACGGAATGGATTTATAATAATATTGAATACACTAGCGGTAGTACCGATTCTCAAACTTCGGCAATAGATACGGTTACGGAACGTGTTGGTGTTTGTCGAGATTTTGCACATTTAGGTATTGCACTTTGTAGAGCGTTATCCATTCCGGCTAGGTATTTTACTGGTTATGCATATCAATTAAATCCGCCAGATTTTCATGCTTGTTTTGAAGCCTATATCAATGGCGATTGGATAATATTCGACTCCACTAAATTAGTAGCTTTAAACGGACTTGTAAAAATTGCAAATGGTAGAGATGCCGCAGATTCTGCCGTTGCTAGTATTTTTGGAAATGCTGTAGGCACCTCAGTCAATGTGGATTGTCAAGTCATGGATAATTCTTTTCAACCTTTTGTTTATAGTGGTAATCAAAAAGGTATTTCTTTTCAATAA
- a CDS encoding vWA domain-containing protein produces MYKLFFILVSFISIFNCKNINKKEISKNEIPTLVAANNKETNTKNTEIVFCLDATGSMGGLIGTAKEKIWDIVSELAKSNDIDTLKMGMVFYRDRGDNFITKRIAITADLDEAYSDLLEITANGGGDTPESVNQALNESITTMLWSTNPKTYKTIFVVGDCPPHMDYKDDILYSESCKKAAEKGIIINTIKLGNGCEEAIYHFKKMAECTNGEFLKLDQDATDYSIATPYDSEINNISKDIDASRIYYGTHQEREENYTKKAKSMEVYDKGSATANSSRAEYKNSKVGKKAAFGTQEIIKDYKSGKLKLDLIEDEKLPEELKGKSTIEKEYLIKDLINKRDTNDKKLKDLIEKKNAYIKSKKTNQKDTTSFSKEVYKIMDKQSKSQKSL; encoded by the coding sequence ATGTATAAATTATTTTTCATCTTAGTCTCATTCATCTCAATATTCAACTGCAAGAATATTAATAAAAAAGAAATAAGTAAAAACGAAATACCAACATTAGTCGCCGCAAATAATAAAGAAACCAATACTAAAAATACTGAAATTGTATTCTGTCTTGATGCAACCGGAAGCATGGGTGGACTTATAGGTACCGCAAAGGAGAAAATTTGGGATATTGTTTCAGAGTTAGCAAAAAGTAATGATATTGACACTTTAAAAATGGGAATGGTATTTTATAGAGACAGGGGCGATAATTTTATAACAAAACGCATTGCAATAACTGCAGATCTAGATGAAGCATATTCCGATTTATTAGAAATTACTGCTAACGGCGGTGGTGATACACCAGAAAGTGTTAATCAAGCATTAAATGAATCGATAACCACCATGTTGTGGTCTACAAACCCGAAAACTTATAAAACTATCTTTGTTGTTGGAGATTGTCCGCCTCACATGGATTATAAAGACGATATTTTATATTCTGAAAGCTGTAAAAAAGCCGCTGAAAAAGGAATTATAATAAACACTATTAAATTAGGTAACGGTTGTGAGGAAGCTATTTACCATTTTAAAAAAATGGCAGAGTGTACTAACGGCGAATTTCTTAAATTAGACCAAGATGCTACAGATTATTCTATAGCCACACCTTACGATTCTGAAATTAACAACATATCAAAAGATATTGATGCTTCTAGAATCTATTATGGAACACATCAAGAACGCGAAGAAAACTATACAAAGAAAGCTAAATCTATGGAAGTTTATGATAAAGGTTCTGCAACAGCAAACAGTTCTCGCGCTGAATATAAAAATAGTAAAGTTGGCAAAAAAGCAGCTTTTGGCACGCAAGAAATTATTAAGGATTATAAATCAGGAAAATTGAAACTAGATCTTATCGAAGATGAAAAATTACCTGAAGAATTAAAAGGAAAAAGTACAATCGAAAAAGAATACTTAATTAAAGATTTAATTAATAAAAGAGACACTAACGATAAAAAACTTAAAGATTTAATTGAAAAGAAAAATGCTTATATAAAATCTAAAAAGACCAATCAAAAAGATACAACATCATTTAGTAAAGAGGTTTATAAAATTATGGATAAGCAATCTAAAAGCCAAAAATCCTTATAA
- a CDS encoding ACT domain-containing protein, producing MSAEKNLSELIKNMTPKLNDGVYVFVTLKDYNLVDRKDTIAEFKEAEGLTVIIEKTKADKLSLDYAYEASWITLQIHSSLEAVGLTAVFSSELAKHSVSCNVVAGYYHDHIFVDKKDTKTAVEALINLSKSY from the coding sequence ATGAGTGCAGAAAAAAACTTATCGGAATTAATAAAAAATATGACACCAAAATTAAATGATGGTGTTTACGTTTTTGTGACGTTGAAAGATTATAATTTGGTAGATAGAAAAGATACTATTGCTGAGTTTAAAGAAGCTGAAGGCTTAACCGTTATTATTGAAAAAACTAAGGCAGACAAACTAAGTTTAGATTATGCTTATGAAGCAAGTTGGATTACGCTACAAATACATTCATCATTAGAAGCTGTGGGGTTAACGGCGGTATTTTCTTCAGAGTTAGCCAAACATAGTGTAAGCTGTAACGTGGTTGCAGGCTATTATCACGATCATATTTTTGTAGATAAAAAAGATACAAAAACAGCTGTGGAGGCTTTAATTAATTTATCAAAAAGCTATTGA
- a CDS encoding DUF6787 family protein: MQKFKANWQITKNWQLIFPLLGLLALGYSSYKLAGLFISGQNIAITIGLGAIIFLLLLKLTLKLFGKLENKWQVNSRWELISIFLVFATTGSSSVFVSRPLIKLMGINKENLPTFAYWVLYIIIGFIFYQILLVLIGWVFGQYKFFWNFEKKMLRRLGLKRFVD; encoded by the coding sequence GTGCAAAAATTTAAAGCAAACTGGCAAATAACTAAAAACTGGCAACTCATTTTTCCTCTATTAGGTTTATTGGCCTTGGGCTACTCCTCTTATAAACTCGCAGGTTTATTTATAAGTGGCCAAAACATAGCTATCACTATAGGTTTAGGAGCTATCATTTTTTTATTACTATTGAAATTAACACTCAAACTCTTCGGGAAACTTGAAAATAAATGGCAAGTAAATTCTCGTTGGGAATTAATAAGTATTTTTTTGGTTTTTGCAACTACGGGCTCTTCTTCTGTATTCGTAAGTCGACCATTAATTAAACTTATGGGGATTAATAAAGAAAATTTACCGACATTTGCCTATTGGGTTCTATACATCATTATCGGATTTATTTTTTATCAGATACTTTTAGTTTTAATTGGATGGGTATTTGGACAATATAAATTTTTCTGGAATTTTGAAAAAAAAATGCTACGTAGGCTTGGACTAAAACGCTTTGTTGATTAA
- a CDS encoding DUF6146 family protein — MKNFIYLLLVCAFIPSCNTGRTAVSSKIKNEQAANQKLSDTVTIANDDLEYEIIIIEPGFNYWLASQARPEGFYSQQYLENKNYQYVIEWNQRVNQPSRFDSSLYELQIDYQSNIDYGYDVNYKLYNYFIYFQRTYKQRLGPYNPRI, encoded by the coding sequence ATGAAAAATTTTATATACCTTTTATTAGTCTGTGCTTTTATTCCTAGTTGTAATACTGGTAGAACAGCAGTTTCAAGCAAAATAAAAAACGAACAAGCAGCCAACCAAAAACTAAGTGATACCGTAACCATTGCAAACGACGATTTAGAATACGAAATCATCATTATAGAACCTGGTTTTAATTATTGGTTAGCAAGTCAAGCTCGACCAGAAGGCTTTTATTCACAGCAATATTTAGAAAATAAAAATTATCAATATGTAATAGAATGGAATCAACGCGTTAATCAACCATCACGGTTTGACTCTAGTTTGTATGAGTTACAAATTGATTATCAAAGCAATATAGATTACGGGTATGATGTAAATTACAAATTATACAACTACTTCATCTACTTTCAAAGAACTTATAAACAAAGATTAGGGCCTTACAACCCTCGTATTTAA
- a CDS encoding TonB-dependent receptor produces MKHYMMIIACCFFSIAYSQNCNYKLSGNVQDFHDGSAITGAAIYIESLDRYTTSDIDGNYSIENLCKGLLILEVSHLACDTKRIEIQINGDTQYEINMEHHIEELHEIKIDAHGNPKLTKTSQETQLKSKTLERFSAFSLGDALKQISGVSSINTGNTIVKPVINGLHSSRIIVMTNNVRLQDQEWGIEHAPNIDLNAAGQVNVIKGANTLAYGGDAIGGVIVLKPKSISLKDSLYGKTIMGMQSNGRGSNISSSLTKSWKKGWYITGQGSYKLFGDFKAPDYYLTNTGMNSKGFSLNAGFKTFEKGFNVFYSYLDNEIGILRSSHIGNIEDLVNAINSPEPLVQDDFSYDINDPKQEITHQVIKADFYKRFKKFGRLEVQYDFQNNQRLEYDIRVGDDRDKPALDLTLKTHTLKSDLKIDSNTNAIYKFGVNAGFQNNFANPDTGVRRLIPDYDKYDFGIYAISEFKLNENTNLDFGLRYDFNRIDAKKFYITSRWEERGYDEDFADIVIDDLGTQLLANPVLTYHNVSASAGITHQFNANNSVIFNYGLSNRAPNPSELFSDGLHHSAARIELGDLRIKQETSNRIGASYLFKNEKLTLNLESYLNHISDYIYIQPTGTETTIRGAFPVWDYLQTDALLYGLDVTANYKFDAQWNLNNKTAFIKGRNITEKEALIDMPSFKTVNAIGYSNKKWLNFNAELQSELVLKQNDYPDNNFEVFIPTTGETVLLDISTPPPTYHLMHFESDITVKLSEKSDLNIGLNVTNIFNTSYREYLNRLRYFADDLGRNFMLQLKINY; encoded by the coding sequence ATGAAACACTATATGATGATTATAGCGTGTTGTTTTTTCAGCATTGCTTATAGTCAAAACTGCAATTACAAGCTTTCTGGTAATGTACAAGATTTTCATGATGGATCTGCAATAACTGGTGCTGCCATTTATATTGAATCTCTCGACAGGTATACAACATCTGATATTGACGGAAATTATAGTATTGAAAATCTCTGTAAAGGGCTTTTAATTCTTGAAGTATCTCATTTAGCATGCGACACAAAAAGAATAGAAATTCAAATTAATGGAGATACTCAATATGAAATTAATATGGAACACCATATTGAAGAACTTCATGAAATTAAAATTGATGCTCACGGAAATCCTAAGTTAACTAAAACATCGCAAGAAACTCAGTTAAAATCGAAAACTCTTGAACGCTTTAGTGCTTTTAGTCTGGGTGACGCCTTAAAACAGATAAGTGGTGTATCATCCATTAATACAGGAAACACTATTGTAAAACCTGTTATTAATGGTTTGCATAGTAGTCGAATTATTGTCATGACCAACAATGTGCGTTTGCAAGATCAAGAATGGGGTATTGAACATGCTCCAAATATTGATTTAAATGCTGCTGGACAAGTAAACGTTATTAAAGGTGCAAATACCTTAGCCTATGGTGGCGATGCTATTGGAGGTGTTATTGTGCTAAAACCTAAAAGTATTAGTTTGAAAGATTCTCTTTACGGAAAAACTATTATGGGCATGCAAAGTAATGGCAGAGGTTCTAATATCTCATCTTCTTTAACCAAATCTTGGAAAAAAGGGTGGTATATAACTGGCCAAGGTTCTTATAAGTTGTTTGGTGATTTTAAAGCTCCAGATTATTATTTAACCAATACGGGCATGAACTCAAAAGGATTCTCATTAAACGCAGGGTTTAAAACTTTTGAAAAAGGATTTAATGTTTTTTATAGCTACTTAGATAACGAAATAGGTATTTTAAGATCTTCACACATTGGTAACATTGAAGATTTAGTAAATGCTATAAATAGTCCAGAGCCCTTAGTTCAAGACGATTTTAGTTATGATATCAATGACCCCAAGCAAGAGATCACGCACCAAGTTATTAAAGCAGATTTTTATAAACGTTTCAAAAAATTTGGCCGCTTGGAAGTCCAATACGACTTCCAAAACAACCAAAGGTTAGAATACGACATTCGTGTTGGGGATGACAGAGATAAACCTGCGCTAGATTTAACTTTAAAAACGCATACTTTAAAGTCTGATTTAAAAATAGACTCTAATACCAATGCTATTTATAAGTTTGGGGTGAACGCTGGTTTTCAGAATAATTTTGCAAACCCTGATACTGGTGTAAGGCGATTAATTCCTGATTATGATAAATATGATTTCGGGATTTATGCCATTTCAGAATTTAAATTAAATGAAAATACCAATTTAGATTTTGGTTTACGTTACGACTTTAACAGAATAGATGCTAAAAAGTTTTATATAACAAGCCGTTGGGAAGAACGTGGATACGACGAGGATTTTGCGGATATTGTAATTGACGACTTAGGTACACAATTATTAGCAAACCCTGTACTTACGTATCATAATGTTTCAGCTTCTGCTGGAATTACCCATCAATTCAATGCTAATAATTCTGTGATTTTTAATTACGGATTGTCAAACAGAGCGCCAAACCCTTCCGAGTTGTTTAGTGATGGTTTACACCACTCTGCAGCACGAATAGAATTAGGTGACTTACGTATAAAGCAAGAAACATCGAACCGTATTGGTGCGTCGTATTTATTTAAAAATGAGAAACTAACCTTAAATTTGGAAAGTTATTTAAATCACATTAGCGATTATATTTATATACAACCTACTGGAACAGAAACAACCATAAGAGGTGCTTTTCCAGTTTGGGATTATTTACAAACGGATGCCTTATTGTATGGCTTAGATGTAACTGCGAATTATAAATTTGATGCCCAATGGAATTTAAATAATAAAACAGCTTTTATAAAAGGTAGGAACATCACAGAAAAAGAAGCTTTAATCGATATGCCTTCTTTTAAAACCGTTAATGCGATAGGTTATTCAAATAAAAAATGGCTGAATTTTAATGCCGAGTTACAAAGTGAGTTGGTTTTAAAGCAAAATGACTATCCTGATAATAATTTTGAGGTGTTTATTCCAACCACCGGAGAAACTGTGCTATTAGATATTAGTACACCACCTCCAACCTATCATTTAATGCATTTTGAAAGTGATATAACGGTTAAACTTTCTGAAAAATCAGATCTAAATATAGGTCTGAATGTTACAAACATCTTTAATACTTCTTATAGAGAATACCTTAATAGATTAAGATATTTCGCCGATGATTTAGGAAGAAATTTTATGTTACAATTAAAAATAAATTATTAA
- a CDS encoding D-2-hydroxyacid dehydrogenase has protein sequence MKVLANDGVSQSGIDALEKAGYEVITTTVAQEQLINYINEKDIAVLLVRSATTVRKDLIDACPGLKIIGRGGVGMDNIDVEYAREKGLSVINTPAASSHSVAELVFGHFYGLARFLHNSNRDMPLEGDSNFKGLKKAYAKGTELKGKTLGVLGFGRIGQATAKVALGAGMKVVAFDPFLEQANLELDFFDGQKVNFDIKTISKEDVLKQADFITLHVPAQDGYVIDEAEFNIMKDGVILANAARGGVVNEVALVKAIESGKVAGAALDVFEKEPKPEMQLLMNSALSLTPHIGAATNQAQDRIGTELASQIISILG, from the coding sequence ATGAAAGTATTAGCAAACGATGGCGTTTCTCAAAGTGGAATTGATGCCTTAGAAAAAGCAGGTTACGAGGTAATTACAACTACTGTAGCTCAAGAGCAATTAATTAATTATATCAACGAAAAAGACATCGCTGTTTTATTAGTACGTAGCGCAACTACTGTACGTAAAGATTTAATCGATGCTTGCCCAGGACTTAAAATTATTGGTCGTGGTGGTGTTGGTATGGATAATATTGATGTAGAATATGCTCGTGAAAAAGGACTTTCCGTAATTAATACTCCAGCTGCATCTTCACATTCTGTTGCAGAATTAGTATTCGGTCACTTTTACGGTTTAGCTCGTTTTTTACATAACTCGAACCGCGATATGCCTCTAGAAGGTGATAGTAACTTTAAAGGTTTAAAGAAAGCTTATGCTAAAGGAACCGAACTTAAAGGAAAAACTTTAGGTGTTTTAGGTTTTGGTCGTATTGGTCAAGCTACAGCAAAAGTAGCTTTAGGTGCTGGTATGAAAGTAGTAGCTTTCGATCCGTTCTTAGAACAAGCAAACTTAGAGTTAGACTTTTTTGATGGACAAAAAGTAAACTTCGATATTAAAACAATTTCTAAAGAAGATGTTTTAAAACAAGCAGATTTTATAACACTTCACGTTCCTGCTCAAGATGGTTACGTAATTGATGAAGCTGAATTCAATATCATGAAAGATGGTGTAATTCTTGCAAATGCAGCACGTGGTGGTGTAGTAAATGAAGTAGCACTTGTTAAAGCTATAGAAAGTGGAAAAGTAGCGGGAGCTGCATTAGATGTTTTTGAAAAAGAACCTAAACCAGAAATGCAATTACTTATGAACTCTGCGTTATCGCTTACACCTCACATTGGTGCAGCAACTAACCAAGCGCAAGATAGAATTGGAACAGAATTAGCATCTCAAATTATTTCTATTCTTGGATAA
- a CDS encoding 4Fe-4S dicluster domain-containing protein, with the protein MAIIITDECINCGACEPECPNTAIYEGADDWRYKDGTSLDGKVVLTNGHEVDADEAQEPISDELYYIVPDKCTECKGFHDEPQCAAVCPVDCCVPDEDVVETEEELLAKQRFMHPEG; encoded by the coding sequence ATGGCAATTATAATAACAGACGAGTGTATAAATTGTGGGGCTTGTGAACCTGAGTGCCCAAATACAGCAATATATGAAGGTGCCGACGATTGGCGCTATAAAGATGGAACGAGTTTAGATGGTAAAGTTGTTTTAACAAACGGACATGAGGTAGACGCTGATGAAGCGCAAGAACCTATTAGCGACGAGCTTTACTATATTGTACCAGATAAGTGTACAGAGTGTAAAGGTTTTCACGATGAGCCACAATGTGCTGCAGTTTGCCCTGTAGATTGTTGTGTACCAGATGAGGATGTTGTAGAAACGGAAGAAGAGCTTTTGGCTAAACAACGTTTTATGCATCCAGAAGGATAA
- a CDS encoding DUF937 domain-containing protein, which produces MSGILDLLGSDLGKSIISGVAGSTGNDAGKTGSVLTMALPVLMKAMQRNAATPEGAAGLMGAIQSKQDGNILDNLGGLFSGGVDDSVKNDGEKILGHVLGAKQSGVEQVIGQKSGLDAGSVANILKVAAPILMGVLGSQAKQQNVSDSNGIGNLLGGLLGGNSADKEQSFLESILDADGDGSIVDDVAGMVLGGAGKSSGGIGGLLGGLFGK; this is translated from the coding sequence ATGTCAGGAATTTTAGACTTATTAGGCAGTGACTTAGGAAAATCAATCATTAGTGGTGTTGCTGGTTCAACTGGAAACGACGCTGGTAAAACAGGCAGTGTATTAACAATGGCTTTACCCGTTTTAATGAAAGCAATGCAACGTAATGCAGCAACACCAGAAGGTGCAGCAGGACTTATGGGTGCAATACAAAGCAAACAAGATGGAAACATTTTAGATAATCTTGGTGGATTATTTAGTGGTGGTGTTGATGATTCTGTAAAAAACGATGGAGAAAAAATATTAGGTCACGTTTTAGGTGCTAAACAAAGTGGTGTAGAACAAGTTATTGGTCAGAAATCTGGTTTAGATGCTGGTTCTGTTGCTAACATATTGAAAGTTGCAGCTCCTATTTTAATGGGTGTTTTAGGTAGCCAAGCTAAACAACAAAACGTTAGTGATTCTAACGGGATTGGTAATTTATTAGGCGGTTTACTTGGAGGTAACTCTGCAGATAAAGAACAAAGTTTCTTAGAGTCTATTTTAGATGCTGATGGTGACGGAAGCATTGTTGATGATGTTGCTGGAATGGTACTTGGTGGTGCTGGTAAATCATCAGGCGGTATTGGAGGTCTTTTAGGAGGTCTTTTTGGTAAATAA
- a CDS encoding acyl-CoA reductase, protein MNLQERINAFVKLGEFLSQFSNEEIQKKDNVELNDVFFDGFKHQLKLAEEHNGWFTKENMAFALQGWAESLTHKKLNTWLNAYEFNSVTPKNVAIIMAGNIPLVGFHDFLSVLISGHQVVVKQSSNDKHLLPYLAKYLEFVEPQFKGKMSFTEGKLTHFDAVIATGSDNTARYFEYYFKGKPSIIRNNRNSVAVLTGNETSEDLKNLSEDIFRYYGLGCRNVSKLFIPKGYKFDGFFEGIYHWHPIVNKAKYANNYDYNKAVYLMSEFDMLENGFFMIKEDESYASPIATLFYEYYESVDDLNEKLDAESNKIQCVVSKGFTKNEIAFGATQKPELWDYADSVDSVEFLLAIR, encoded by the coding sequence ATGAATTTACAAGAAAGAATTAACGCTTTTGTAAAATTAGGAGAATTTTTAAGTCAATTTTCTAATGAAGAGATACAAAAGAAGGATAATGTTGAACTTAACGATGTGTTTTTCGACGGCTTTAAGCATCAACTAAAACTTGCCGAAGAACATAATGGCTGGTTTACTAAAGAAAATATGGCGTTCGCTTTGCAAGGCTGGGCAGAAAGTTTAACTCATAAAAAGCTAAATACCTGGCTTAATGCTTATGAATTTAATAGCGTAACACCAAAAAACGTGGCTATTATTATGGCTGGAAATATTCCGTTAGTCGGCTTTCACGATTTTCTTTCAGTATTAATTTCCGGACATCAAGTCGTTGTAAAACAATCGAGTAACGATAAGCATCTACTACCCTATTTGGCTAAATATTTGGAATTTGTAGAACCACAGTTTAAAGGAAAAATGAGCTTTACGGAAGGAAAACTAACCCATTTTGATGCCGTTATTGCTACAGGAAGTGATAACACTGCTCGCTATTTTGAATATTATTTTAAAGGAAAACCTTCTATAATAAGGAATAATAGAAATTCGGTTGCTGTTTTAACAGGAAATGAAACTTCGGAAGATTTAAAAAACCTATCAGAAGATATTTTTAGATATTATGGTCTTGGTTGCCGAAATGTATCAAAATTATTTATTCCGAAGGGTTATAAATTTGACGGCTTTTTTGAAGGCATTTACCACTGGCATCCTATTGTAAATAAAGCAAAATACGCTAATAACTACGATTATAATAAAGCCGTATATTTAATGAGCGAGTTTGATATGTTAGAAAATGGCTTTTTTATGATTAAAGAAGATGAAAGCTATGCATCTCCTATTGCTACACTTTTTTATGAATATTACGAATCTGTAGATGATTTAAATGAAAAATTAGATGCAGAATCCAACAAAATACAGTGTGTAGTTTCCAAAGGATTTACAAAAAATGAAATCGCATTTGGTGCCACACAAAAACCAGAACTTTGGGATTATGCGGATAGTGTTGATTCTGTTGAATTTTTGTTAGCGATTCGATGA